The genomic segment GGTTACTCTGAAGTCAAGTGAAGCTTCGGGAAGAATATGGCAGGCCGTCCATCAGTCCGATACGTTAGTAACGTGCGCCTCGCCGGAGCTCCTCTGTGACAGCTTGGGTCATCGGCATCACCTCGCGCATCGTCTCAAGTTCTCGTGCGAAAGCGCGCCGGTCCCATTTGACTTTGCGAATGCAAATGCCGCCGTCTACAGTCAGGTTGGCCTGTACATAGTCACCCTCATCGACGCCGATTTGGCGCGCAAAATCGGCAGGGATGCGCAGCGCCAGACTCCGGCCCCATCTTACGAATGTCAGAATCATGACGGCCCCTCCTTCGATATACATGGAGTCCCATCGGCGTTACCCCGTACGACCTTGTCGCCGCTATCGCCTATGTGA from the Cupriavidus sp. WKF15 genome contains:
- a CDS encoding AbrB/MazE/SpoVT family DNA-binding domain-containing protein; protein product: MILTFVRWGRSLALRIPADFARQIGVDEGDYVQANLTVDGGICIRKVKWDRRAFARELETMREVMPMTQAVTEELRRGARY